One Cryptomeria japonica chromosome 9, Sugi_1.0, whole genome shotgun sequence genomic window carries:
- the LOC131046106 gene encoding indole-3-acetic acid-amido synthetase GH3.17, which translates to MEMNNCTHEKSEAALQLIESLTKRADEVQKDVLMEILRRNTETEYLGKFLHGRVDKVSFKLKVPVVNYEDIKPYIQRIANGDSSPIISAQPISELLTSSGTSGGQPKIMPSIPEELDRKTLLYNLLMPIMSQYISGLDKGKGMYLLFIKAEITTPSGLKARPVLTSYYKSSNFRNRPYDKFNVNTSPDETILCPDSRQSMFCQLLCGLIQKDEVLRVGAVFASAFLRAIKFLEEYWAELCDNIRSGHLSEWIDDPPCRKSVMRLLTANPRLADSIAEECRKQSWQGIITRLWTKTIYIDVIVTGSMAQYIPTLDYYSGGLPLVCTMYASSECYFGVNLKPLSKPSEVSYTLLPNMAYFEFLPVHKQNGTDDLDLHDSNGTENGKIREDELVDLVDVKVGHFYELVVTTYSGLYRYRVGDILFVTGFYNKAPQFQFVYRRNVVLSIDTDKTNEEDLLKAVTNAKKLLEQYDSLLSEYTSYADTSTIPGHYVLYWELITREPMEASVLENCCSVIEESLDSVYRRCRSKDKSIGPLEIRLVELGTFDLLMDYCLSQGSSVNQYKTPRCIKSQQTLNLLNSRVTATYWSQRCPSWTPYRPDLKARCQPN; encoded by the exons ATGGAGATGAACAATTGCACCCATGAGAAATCTGAGGCGGCCTTGCAGCTTATAGAGAGCTTGACAAAAAGGGCTGATGAGGTCCAGAAGGATGTGTTAATGGAGATTTTGAGAAGGAATACTGAGACTGAGTACTTGGGCAAGTTTCTGCACGGCCGAGTTGACAAGGTGTCGTTTAAACTGAAGGTACCTGTAGTTAACTATGAAGACATCAAGCCTTATATCCAGAGGATAGCCAATGGAGATTCTTCGCCTATCATTTCAGCCCAACCCATTTCGGAGCTGTTAAcaag CTCTGGAACCTCCGGTGGGCAGCCAAAGATAATGCCTTCAATCCCCGAAGAGCTTGACAGAAAAACGCTCTTGTACAATCTCCTCATGCCCATAATGAGCCA ATACATTTCTGGCCtggacaaaggaaaaggcatgTACCTTTTGTTCATTAAGGCAGAGATTACTACACCCTCTGGGCTCAAGGCGAGACCTGTTTTGACCAGCTACTACAAGAGCAGCAATTTTAGAAACCGACCTTATGACAAATTCAATGTCAACACAAGCCCAGACGAGACAATCCTATGCCCAGACAGCAGGCAGAGCATGTTCTGCCAGTTACTCTGTGGACTAATACAGAAGGATGAAGTGCTGCGAGTAGGGGCAGTTTTTGCCTCTGCATTTCTGAGGGCAATCAAGTTTCTAGAAGAATACTGGGCAGAGCTCTGTGACAACATAAGAAGTGGGCATCTGAGCGAATGGATCGATGATCCTCCCTGCAGAAAGTCTGTCATGAGGCTGCTCACTGCCAATCCTCGCCTTGCAGATTCCATAGCAGAGGAATGCAGGAAGCAATCATGGCAGGGGATAATTACTCGCCTGTGGACTAAAACAATCTATATTGACGTAATTGTGACAGGGTCTATGGCACAGTACATTCCAACACTGGATTACTACAGTGGAGGACTGCCCCTAGTTTGTACCATGTATGCCTCCTCTGAATGCTATTTTGGtgtgaatctgaagcctctgagTAAGCCCTCTGAAGTGTCTTACACATTGCTGCCCAACATGGCCTACTTTGAATTCCTTCCTGTGCACAAGCAGAATGGTACAGATGACCTAGATTTGCATGATTCCAACGGGACAGAGAATGGGAAAATACGAGAGGATGAGCTGGTTGATCTGGTGGATGTGAAAGTTGGTcatttctatgaactggttgtgACTACCTATTCGG GTTTATATAGATACCGAGTGGGTGACATTCTATTTGTTACTGGATTCTACAACAAAGCCCCCCAGTTCCAGTTTGTTTACAGAAGAAATGTGGTGCTGAGCATTGACACAGACAAAACCAATGAAGAAGATCTGCTCAAGGCTGTGACCAATGCCAAGAAATTGCTGGAGCAATATGATTCTCTGCTCTCTGAATACACAAGCTATGCTGACACATCAACAATACCCGGGCATTATGTTCTGTATTGGGAGCTCATTACAAGGGAGCCCATGGAAGCATCTGTATTGGAAAATTGTTGCTCAGTCATAGAGGAATCTCTGGATTCAGTGTACAGGCGGTGCAGAAGCAAAGATAAATCAATTGGGCCTCTTGAAATAAGGCTTGTGGAGCTTGGAACATTTGATTTGCTGATGGATTACTGTCTGAGCCAAGGCTCCTCTGTCAACCAGTACAAAACTCCCAGGTGTATCAAATCACAGCAGACTCTGAATCTCTTAAATTCAAGAGTCACGGCCACTTACTGGAGTCAACGTTGTCCCTCATGGACACCTTACAGGCCGGATTTGAAGGCACGTTGCCAGCCCAATTAA